A genomic window from Silene latifolia isolate original U9 population chromosome 11, ASM4854445v1, whole genome shotgun sequence includes:
- the LOC141614305 gene encoding uncharacterized protein LOC141614305 has protein sequence MGFKCMTEDQRTEIAIYLLEKSQNGKLSRGTIKEAAARYGLSDRSISNIWRLAKKPRLVGEKLDVKSGRIGNKNRKRILPNIEHIKSLDHSLRDTMIRVSKNCGVSVGIVHSWVKEGLLKPHSSPLHPKLTDLHKDQRLLYSLRSLVVKQVLQEFFDLNNVPLIKILFTEMSNTIHMDEKWFFVTMTTKSICCGGEEPPYRSCQSKRHVSIHKPSSKAEGQARNRPRGTLETKPIESITKVVIKECLIQQVIPAIKRVWPEGLSKHIYIQQDNARPHIKNDDPEFMAAANSDGFQIELVFQPPNSPDLNCNDLGYFRALQSLQKKHAAKTVDDLVNEVMQAFVDYSPSKLNNIFLSLQAVMVEIMKCKGHNNFSLPHMGKGHLAAIGMLPRNLEVNVELVKECIEYLQGIGKTDGLEYLMNELGYNVEGIVDQLNGM, from the exons ATGGGCTTCAAATGCATGACAGAAGATCAACGGACAGAAATCGCCATTTACTTGCTAGAAAAGTCGCAAAATGGTAAGCTTTCTCGTGGCACCATCAAAGAGGCAGCTGCAAGATACGGTTTGAGTGATAGAAGCATCTCTAACATATGGAGACTAGCCAAAAAACCAAGGTTAGTAGGTGAGAAGTTAGATGTGAAGAGTGGTAGGATAGGCAACAAAAATAGGAAAAGAATCTTACCAAACATTGAGCACATAAAGTCACTAGATCATTCTCTAAGAGATACCATGATAAGAGTTTCGAAAAATTGTGGAGTTTCGGTTGGAATAGTCCATTCATGGGTGAAAGAGGGTTTACTTAAACCTCATTCAAGCCCATTACATCCTAAACTCACAGACTTACATAAGGATCAAAGGCTACTTTATTCACTTAGGTCATTAGTTGTCAAGCAAGTACTTCAAGAATTCTTTGATCTCAATAATGTGCCACTAATCAAAATCTTATTTACTGAAATGAGCAACACAATACATATGGATGAGAAGTGGTTCTTCGTCACGATGACAACGAAAAGTATATGTTGTGGAGGGGAGGAGCCGCCATATAGAAGTTGCCAATCAAAGAG GCATGTTTCCATTCACAAACCAAGTTCCAAAGCAGAAGGGCAAGCGAGAAATAGGCCTAGGGGTACTTTAGAGACTAAGCCAATTGAGTCTATAACAAAAGTGGTCATCAAAGAATGCCTAATACAGCAAGTCATTCCAGCAATTAAGAGGGTTTGGCCAGAAGGTTTAAGCAAACACATATACATACAGCAAGACAATGCAAGACCTCATATCAAGAATGATGATCCTGAGTTTATGGCAGCTGCAAACTCAGATGGATTTCAAATTGAGTTGGTATTTCAGCCACCTAACTCACCAGACCTCAACTGTAATGACTTGGGTTATTTCAGAGCTTTACAATCATTACAAAAAAAACATGCAGCAAAGACAGTGGATGATTTAGTGAATGAGGTCATGCAAGCATTTGTTGATTATAGTCCAAGTAAATTGAATAATATCTTCCTATCATTACAAGCAGTAATGGTTGAGATAATGAAATGCAAGGGTCATAACAATTTCTCTCTTCCACATATGGGTAAGGGGCATCTGGCTGCCATAGGTATGTTACCAAGGAATTTAGAGGtcaatgtggagttggtcaaggaATGCATTGAGTATTTGCAAGGTATTGGTAAAACAGATGGGTTAGAATATCTTATGAATGAACTAGGTTACAATGTTGAAGGTATAGTTGATCAGCTAAATGGGATGTAA